In Rhinatrema bivittatum chromosome 1, aRhiBiv1.1, whole genome shotgun sequence, a single genomic region encodes these proteins:
- the LOC115098321 gene encoding olfactory receptor 6N1-like: MNEENETFVTEFVLVGHLSLLNYPKLFFTLLLMFYLISQVGNALIISLVKLDSRLHTPMYFFLCNLSLVEIFYTSVTFPTILSVSLARVKWLSVGSCLLQICFFHFLGAVECLLLTVMAYDRYVAICRPLHYRTMMSGTVCMSLAVTCWLSGFFNFLALILLTSRLRFCGAKTIANFFCDIPPLFKLACGDISINKVMLTVGDILVGILPCLLIVISYAWIISTILKIHSSQGRKKVFSTCASHLTVVCIFFSTSLLIYMKPSSSYFSDWEELLSLVYTVLTPMLNPLIYSLRNNEVKAALKKVFSSKISSECIRRLT; this comes from the coding sequence ATGAATGAGGAAAATGAAACTTTTGTTACAGAATTTGTCTTGGTGGGGCATTTAAGTCTTCTGAACTATCCAAAACTCTTTTTCACATTGCTGTTGATGTTCTACCTTATAAGCCAAGTGGGAAATGCCCTCATCATCTCTCTTGTCAAACTGGACTCtcgcctgcacacccccatgtactttttcctctgcAACCTGTCCCTTGTGGAGATCTTCTACACCTCGGTCACCTTTCCCACCATCCTAAGTGTTTCTTTGGCACGGGTGAAGTGGCTATCGGTTGGCAGTTGCTTGCTGCAGATTTGCTTCTTTCATTTCCTGGGTGCGGTGGAATGTCTGCTTCTGACAGTGATGGCCTACGACCGGTATGTAGCAATCTGCAGACCGTTGCACTACAGAACCATGATGAGTGGGACGGTTTGCATGTCCCTGGCTGTCACCTGTTGGCTTAGTGGCTTCTTTAATTTCCTAGCATTGATTCTCTTGACCTCCAGATTGCGCTTCTGTGGGGCCAAAACCATTGCCAACTTCTTCTGTGACATCCCGCCACTGTTCAAGTTGGCCTGCGGGGACATTAGTATCAATAAGGTCATGCTGACTGTAGGTGATATCTTGGTTGGCATCCTTCCCTGTCTGCTCATAGTGATATCATACGCATGGATCATTTCAACAATTCTTAAGATCCATTCTTCCCAAGGCAGGAAGAAGGTCTTCTCCACCTGTGCATCTCACCTCACTGTGGTTTGCATCTTTTTCTCAACTTCCCTCTTAATTTACATGAAACCGTCTTCCAGCTACTTCTCTGACTGGGAAGAACTGCTCTCTTTGGTGTACACTGTGCTGACACCCATGCTGAATCCCCTTATCTACAGCCTGAGGAACAATGAGGTCAAGGCAGCCCTGAAAAAGGTCTTCAGCAGCAAGATTTCATCTGAATGTATAAGGCGTCTGACCTGA